A genomic segment from Montipora foliosa isolate CH-2021 chromosome 9, ASM3666993v2, whole genome shotgun sequence encodes:
- the LOC137969909 gene encoding uncharacterized protein isoform X2, whose amino-acid sequence MTQKEEIICKDCGKKYKTKGGFERHKLAKHTTDSRSKVTPFSNRLLEETVATAIRNINVAGVFPENLRNELTSYVYKPLSESSEEFTTLKTLYDDFLQSGNLDKFYSQFYTTVPLKSTRFFCGLSRQAATLLSTKVADSLIASQKKERESSDTTNNSTTTHNLQEREIAGLQYLGGYVLHKLYRKHAKANSKESQQAMAVLKAGKLEDNSDSSQKLIASLNRGGLWSLTLPAQKIFVKLESLFRQLTPNVNLQGINLSGITQKAITDSDILSNFDLMVAEAIIKPDNHVRKDVLFSTVKLYVRVHAFSMSKGVIQRYKLQSKQTKSKFLRKEQPRQD is encoded by the exons ATG actcaaaaggaagaaatcatCTGCAAAGACTGTGGTAAAAAGTACAAGACCAAGGGTGGATTTGAAAGACACAAACTGGCGAAACATACCACAGATAGCCGCTCTAAAGTGACGCCATTCAGCAATCGCCTGCTTGAAGAAACCGTCGCCACAGCAATACGAAATATAAACGTAGCTGGCGTATTTCCAGAAAATCTGAGAAATGAACTTACTTCTTATGTTTACAAGCCACTTTCTGAAAGTTCAGAAGAGTTTACTACGCTAAAAACACTGTATGATGACTTCCTACAAAGTGGAAACTTGGACAAATTTTACAGCCAGTTTTACACTACAGTTCCCTTAAAGTCTACCAGGTTTTTTTGTGGACTTTCAAGACAAGCTGCGACACTGTTATCCACCAAAGTAGCTGATAGTTTAATTGCTTCTCAGAAGAAAGAAAGGGAGAGTTCAGATACTACAAATAACTCCACAACTACACATAATCTACAAGAAAGAGAGATAGCTGGTCTACAATACCTTGGAGGATATGTGCTACATAAACTGTACAGAAAACATGCAAAGGCCAATAGCAAGGAAAGTCAACAAGCCATGGCAGTTTTAAAAGCTGGAAAGCTGGAAGACAATAGTGATTCGAGTCAAAAACTGATTGCATCCTTAAATCGTGGTGGACTTTGGAGTCTTACACTACCTGCACagaagatttttgtcaaacttgaaAGCTTGTTTAGGCAGCTAACACCAAATGTTAATTTACAAGGAATTAATCTTAGTGGTATAACACAGAAGGCCATAACTGATAGTGATATATTATCAAACTTTGATTTGATGGTTGCAGAGGCAATTATCAAGCCAGACAATCATGTAAGAAAGGATGTTTTGTTTAGCACTGTCAAGCTTTATGTAAGAGTTCATGCCTTTTCAATGTCCAAGGGTGTAATTCAAAGGTACAAATTgcaatcaaaacaaacaaagtctAAGTTCTTACGAAAAGAACAACCAAGGCAGGATTAA
- the LOC137969909 gene encoding uncharacterized protein isoform X1 has protein sequence MADDIEDIFVWGDFEAILVILEEDETVDLHFTSAINETQKEEIICKDCGKKYKTKGGFERHKLAKHTTDSRSKVTPFSNRLLEETVATAIRNINVAGVFPENLRNELTSYVYKPLSESSEEFTTLKTLYDDFLQSGNLDKFYSQFYTTVPLKSTRFFCGLSRQAATLLSTKVADSLIASQKKERESSDTTNNSTTTHNLQEREIAGLQYLGGYVLHKLYRKHAKANSKESQQAMAVLKAGKLEDNSDSSQKLIASLNRGGLWSLTLPAQKIFVKLESLFRQLTPNVNLQGINLSGITQKAITDSDILSNFDLMVAEAIIKPDNHVRKDVLFSTVKLYVRVHAFSMSKGVIQRYKLQSKQTKSKFLRKEQPRQD, from the exons ATGGCGGACGACATAGAGGACATTTTCGTATGGGGAGATTTTGAAGCTATTTTAGTGATTTTAGAAGAAGACGAAACTGTAGATCTTCATTTTACATCGGCTATTAATGAA actcaaaaggaagaaatcatCTGCAAAGACTGTGGTAAAAAGTACAAGACCAAGGGTGGATTTGAAAGACACAAACTGGCGAAACATACCACAGATAGCCGCTCTAAAGTGACGCCATTCAGCAATCGCCTGCTTGAAGAAACCGTCGCCACAGCAATACGAAATATAAACGTAGCTGGCGTATTTCCAGAAAATCTGAGAAATGAACTTACTTCTTATGTTTACAAGCCACTTTCTGAAAGTTCAGAAGAGTTTACTACGCTAAAAACACTGTATGATGACTTCCTACAAAGTGGAAACTTGGACAAATTTTACAGCCAGTTTTACACTACAGTTCCCTTAAAGTCTACCAGGTTTTTTTGTGGACTTTCAAGACAAGCTGCGACACTGTTATCCACCAAAGTAGCTGATAGTTTAATTGCTTCTCAGAAGAAAGAAAGGGAGAGTTCAGATACTACAAATAACTCCACAACTACACATAATCTACAAGAAAGAGAGATAGCTGGTCTACAATACCTTGGAGGATATGTGCTACATAAACTGTACAGAAAACATGCAAAGGCCAATAGCAAGGAAAGTCAACAAGCCATGGCAGTTTTAAAAGCTGGAAAGCTGGAAGACAATAGTGATTCGAGTCAAAAACTGATTGCATCCTTAAATCGTGGTGGACTTTGGAGTCTTACACTACCTGCACagaagatttttgtcaaacttgaaAGCTTGTTTAGGCAGCTAACACCAAATGTTAATTTACAAGGAATTAATCTTAGTGGTATAACACAGAAGGCCATAACTGATAGTGATATATTATCAAACTTTGATTTGATGGTTGCAGAGGCAATTATCAAGCCAGACAATCATGTAAGAAAGGATGTTTTGTTTAGCACTGTCAAGCTTTATGTAAGAGTTCATGCCTTTTCAATGTCCAAGGGTGTAATTCAAAGGTACAAATTgcaatcaaaacaaacaaagtctAAGTTCTTACGAAAAGAACAACCAAGGCAGGATTAA